The following proteins come from a genomic window of Nitrospirota bacterium:
- the thrS gene encoding threonine--tRNA ligase has protein sequence MNVRLSDGSERNFSEISDLEKYLAKAKALAVRINGHLADLSSLREIKDGDTVEPVTFDSDEGKDLYRHSTSHVMAHAVKKLFPQAKVAIGPSIQDGFYYDFDVDRAFTPEDLTAIEKEMESIIKKNAPFVRREMTKDEAMSLFSESGETYKVDLLQSIEAETVTVYDEDGFVDLCRGPHLTSTGKIAAVKLLSIAGAYWRGDEKNKMLQRIYGTAFNNPKDLKKYLDFLEEVKKRDHRRLGKELDLFSINEEVGPGLILWHPNGAMIRKTIEDFWRDEHQKAGYKLLYSPHIARLDVWKTSGHLDFYNENMFAPMEVEGTPYELKPMNCPFHIYIYKNSLRSYRDFPMRYAELGTVYRFERSGVLHGLLRVRGFTQDDAHIFTREDQIEAEILQVLDFILFILRTFGFDQFETYLSTRPEKYVGSDEHWQKSTAALEDALKAKGLSYNIDNGGGAFYGPKIDIKVKDSLGRAWQCSTIQVDFNLPERFDMTYRGSDGKEHRPIMVHRALMGSLERFFGVLVEHYAGAFPLWLAPVQVSVLTISEKHGDSAEKIAAGLLQKGIRVELDADSEKIGNKIRKSTIRKIPYAIVIG, from the coding sequence GCGATACGGTCGAGCCGGTCACCTTTGATTCTGACGAGGGCAAGGATTTGTACCGTCACAGCACTTCCCACGTCATGGCCCATGCGGTCAAAAAACTCTTCCCGCAGGCAAAGGTGGCGATAGGGCCCTCCATCCAGGACGGCTTTTATTATGACTTTGATGTTGACCGGGCCTTTACTCCTGAAGATCTGACCGCCATAGAGAAAGAGATGGAGTCGATCATAAAGAAGAACGCACCCTTTGTGCGCAGGGAGATGACAAAGGACGAGGCGATGAGTCTGTTCTCTGAGAGCGGCGAGACCTACAAGGTGGATCTGCTTCAGAGTATTGAGGCGGAGACGGTCACGGTCTATGACGAGGACGGATTTGTAGACCTCTGCAGAGGACCTCATCTGACATCGACCGGCAAGATAGCCGCGGTGAAGCTTCTGAGCATTGCCGGTGCCTATTGGCGGGGTGATGAGAAGAACAAGATGCTCCAGCGGATTTACGGCACCGCGTTTAATAATCCGAAGGACCTGAAAAAATATCTCGATTTCCTTGAAGAGGTGAAGAAGCGGGATCACCGGCGTCTCGGCAAGGAACTGGACCTGTTCAGCATCAATGAAGAGGTCGGGCCCGGCCTGATCCTCTGGCACCCCAACGGGGCCATGATCCGCAAGACGATCGAGGATTTTTGGCGTGACGAGCATCAGAAGGCTGGCTATAAGCTGCTGTACAGCCCGCATATCGCACGTCTTGACGTATGGAAGACGAGCGGCCATCTCGATTTCTATAATGAAAATATGTTTGCGCCGATGGAGGTGGAGGGCACGCCGTATGAACTGAAGCCGATGAACTGCCCCTTCCATATCTATATCTACAAGAATTCGCTCAGGAGTTACCGGGACTTCCCGATGCGCTATGCTGAACTCGGGACTGTGTACCGTTTTGAACGGTCAGGCGTGCTTCATGGGCTGCTGCGCGTCCGGGGTTTTACGCAGGACGATGCGCATATATTTACCCGCGAAGACCAGATAGAGGCCGAGATACTGCAGGTCCTCGATTTTATCCTCTTCATTCTGCGCACCTTCGGGTTCGATCAGTTCGAAACCTATCTTTCGACGCGTCCTGAAAAATATGTCGGCAGTGACGAACATTGGCAAAAATCTACTGCAGCCCTTGAGGATGCACTCAAGGCTAAGGGACTGAGCTATAATATTGACAACGGCGGCGGTGCCTTCTACGGCCCGAAGATCGATATCAAGGTGAAGGACTCGCTCGGCAGGGCATGGCAATGCAGCACGATCCAGGTCGATTTCAATCTGCCGGAACGGTTCGATATGACCTACCGCGGTTCTGACGGCAAAGAGCACCGTCCTATTATGGTGCACCGTGCGCTTATGGGTTCGCTGGAACGTTTTTTTGGCGTCCTGGTCGAGCATTATGCAGGGGCTTTTCCCCTCTGGCTCGCGCCAGTGCAGGTGTCGGTGCTTACCATATCGGAAAAGCATGGGGACTCTGCTGAAAAGATCGCCGCCGGTCTTTTGCAGAAAGGCATTCGTGTTGAACTCGATGCTGACAGTGAAAAGATCGGCAACAAGATCAGGAAGAGCACCATAAGAAAGATCCCGTATGCCATTGTAATCGG